One genomic segment of Musa acuminata AAA Group cultivar baxijiao chromosome BXJ3-3, Cavendish_Baxijiao_AAA, whole genome shotgun sequence includes these proteins:
- the LOC135633596 gene encoding serine/threonine-protein phosphatase 2A 65 kDa regulatory subunit A beta isoform-like isoform X1, translating into MAMIDEPLYPIAILIDELKNEDIQLRLNSIRRLSTIARALGEERTRKELIPFLSENNDDDDEVLLAMAEELGVFVPYIGGVEFAYVLLPPLETLCIVEETCVRDKAVESLCRIGTQMKESDIVEWFIPLVKRLAGGEWFTARVSSCGLFHIAYPSATELFKAELRSMYGQLCQDDMPMVRRSAASNLGKFAATVEANNLKTDIMSIFEDLTRDDQDSVRLLAVEGCAALGKLLEPQDCVAHILPVIVNFSQDKSWRVRYMVANQLYELCEAVGPEPTCSDLVPAYVRLLRDNEAEVRIAAAGKVTKFCRILNPHLAIQHILPCVKELSSDSSQHVRSALASVIMGMAPVLGKDATIEELLPIFLSLLKDEFPDVRLNIISKLDQVNQVIGIDLLSQSLLPAIVELAEDRHWRVRLAIIEYIPLLASQFGVGFFNDKLGALCMQWLEDKVFSIREAAANNLKRLAEEFGPEWAMQNIVPQLLEKISNPHYLHRMTILQSISLLAPVLGSESTCQKLLPVIITASKDSICRVPNIKFNVAKVLQSLIPIFDHSVVEQAVRPCLVELSEDPDVDVRYFASQAIQTCDSVMMSS; encoded by the exons ATGGCTATGATCGATGAGCCACTGTATCCAATTGCTATCTTGATTGATGAGTTGAAAAATGAAGACATCCAGCTGCGCTTAAATTCCATTCGTAGGTTGTCTACCATAGCACGGGCTCTTGGTGAAGAAAGAACTAGAAAAGAATTGATTCCTTTTCTAAGtgaaaataatgatgatgatgatgaggtgcTCCTTGCCATGGCTGAGGAGTTGGGGGTGTTCGTCCCATATATTGGTGGTGTAGAATTTGCTTATGTCTTGCTCCCTCCACTTGAAACATTATGTATAGTGGAGGAAACTTGTGTCAGAGACAAGGCTGTTGAATCTCTATGTCGAATTGGAACTCAGATGAAGGAAAGTGACATTGTAGAGTGGTTCATTCCTTTAGTCAAg AGACTAGCAGGTGGTGAGTGGTTCACTGCTAGAGTCTCCTCTTGTGGTTTGTTTCATATTGCTTACCCAAGTGCGACAGAGCTGTTTAAGGCAGAGCTACGGTCTATGTATGGGCAATTATGTCAAGATGATATGCCTATGGTTAGAAGGTCTGCCGCATCAAATCTTGGGAAATTTGCTGCCACAGTTGAAGCAAACAATCTCAAGACTGATATCATGTCTATTTTTGAGGATTTAACACGAGATG ATCAAGATTCAGTGCGCTTATTGGCTGTTGAGGGTTGTGCTGCCCTTGGGAAGCTACTTGAACCACAAGATTGTGTAGCTCATATTCTTCCAGTAATTGTTAATTTCTCACAG GATAAATCCTGGCGTGTGCGCTATATGGTTGCTAATCAGTTATATGAGCTTTGTGAAGCTGTTGGACCAGAACCTACATG TTCGGATTTGGTGCCTGCTTATGTCCGGCTTCTTCGTGATAATGAGGCTGAAGTGCGTATAGCTGCTGCTGGAAAAGTGACAAAGTTCTGCCGGATATTGAACCCTCACCTTGCTATTCAGCACATACTTCCTTGTGTAAAG GAACTGTCATCAGATTCTTCCCAGCATGTGCGCTCAGCTTTGGCCTCAGTTATCATGGGAATGGCTCCAGTTTTGGGAAAG GATGCAACTATTGAGGAGCTTCTTCCAATTTTTCTCTCTCTGCTCAAAGATGAGTTCCCTGATGTTCGACTCAATATTATTAGCAAGCTTGATCAAGTGAATCAG GTTATTGGAATAGATCTGCTTTCGCAGTCTCTGCTTCCAGCTATTGTTGAGCTTGCAGAAGATAGACACTGGCGAGTTCGACTCGCTATAATTGAATACATCCCTTTATTGGCCAGTCAGTTTGGTGTTGGTTTTTTCAATGATAAACTTGGTGCTCTTTGCATGCAGTGGCTGGAAGATAAG GTTTTCTCTATTCGGGAAGCAGCTGCTAATAACTTGAAGCGTCTTGCTGAAGAGTTTGGCCCAGAATGGGCAATGCAGAATATAGTGCCACAG TTGCTGGAGAAAATAAGCAATCCCCATTATTTGCACCGCATGACCATTCTGCAATCAATCTCCCTTCTAGCTCCTGTCTTGGGTTCTGAGAGCACTTGCCAAAAGCTATTGCCTGTGATCATCACCGCCTCAAAGGACAG CATTTGCAGGGTACCGAACATTAAATTCAATGTGGCAAAGGTCCTACAGTCACTCATACCCATATTTGACCATTCC GTGGTGGAGCAGGCAGTTCGTCCATGCCTTGTTGAGCTCAGCGAGGATCCGGATGTGGATGTCAGATACTTTGCCAGCCAAGCAATTCAGACATGCGACTCAGTAATGATGTCAAGCTAG
- the LOC135633596 gene encoding serine/threonine-protein phosphatase 2A 65 kDa regulatory subunit A beta isoform-like isoform X2, whose protein sequence is MAMIDEPLYPIAILIDELKNEDIQLRLNSIRRLSTIARALGEERTRKELIPFLSENNDDDDEVLLAMAEELGVFVPYIGGVEFAYVLLPPLETLCIVEETCVRDKAVESLCRIGTQMKESDIVEWFIPLVKRLAGGEWFTARVSSCGLFHIAYPSATELFKAELRSMYGQLCQDDMPMVRRSAASNLGKFAATVEANNLKTDIMSIFEDLTRDDQDSVRLLAVEGCAALGKLLEPQDCVAHILPVIVNFSQDKSWRVRYMVANQLYELCEAVGPEPTCSDLVPAYVRLLRDNEAEVRIAAAGKVTKFCRILNPHLAIQHILPCVKELSSDSSQHVRSALASVIMGMAPVLGKDATIEELLPIFLSLLKDEFPDVRLNIISKLDQVNQVIGIDLLSQSLLPAIVELAEDRHWRVRLAIIEYIPLLASQFGVGFFNDKLGALCMQWLEDKVFSIREAAANNLKRLAEEFGPEWAMQNIVPQLLEKISNPHYLHRMTILQSISLLAPVLGSESTCQKLLPVIITASKDRVPNIKFNVAKVLQSLIPIFDHSVVEQAVRPCLVELSEDPDVDVRYFASQAIQTCDSVMMSS, encoded by the exons ATGGCTATGATCGATGAGCCACTGTATCCAATTGCTATCTTGATTGATGAGTTGAAAAATGAAGACATCCAGCTGCGCTTAAATTCCATTCGTAGGTTGTCTACCATAGCACGGGCTCTTGGTGAAGAAAGAACTAGAAAAGAATTGATTCCTTTTCTAAGtgaaaataatgatgatgatgatgaggtgcTCCTTGCCATGGCTGAGGAGTTGGGGGTGTTCGTCCCATATATTGGTGGTGTAGAATTTGCTTATGTCTTGCTCCCTCCACTTGAAACATTATGTATAGTGGAGGAAACTTGTGTCAGAGACAAGGCTGTTGAATCTCTATGTCGAATTGGAACTCAGATGAAGGAAAGTGACATTGTAGAGTGGTTCATTCCTTTAGTCAAg AGACTAGCAGGTGGTGAGTGGTTCACTGCTAGAGTCTCCTCTTGTGGTTTGTTTCATATTGCTTACCCAAGTGCGACAGAGCTGTTTAAGGCAGAGCTACGGTCTATGTATGGGCAATTATGTCAAGATGATATGCCTATGGTTAGAAGGTCTGCCGCATCAAATCTTGGGAAATTTGCTGCCACAGTTGAAGCAAACAATCTCAAGACTGATATCATGTCTATTTTTGAGGATTTAACACGAGATG ATCAAGATTCAGTGCGCTTATTGGCTGTTGAGGGTTGTGCTGCCCTTGGGAAGCTACTTGAACCACAAGATTGTGTAGCTCATATTCTTCCAGTAATTGTTAATTTCTCACAG GATAAATCCTGGCGTGTGCGCTATATGGTTGCTAATCAGTTATATGAGCTTTGTGAAGCTGTTGGACCAGAACCTACATG TTCGGATTTGGTGCCTGCTTATGTCCGGCTTCTTCGTGATAATGAGGCTGAAGTGCGTATAGCTGCTGCTGGAAAAGTGACAAAGTTCTGCCGGATATTGAACCCTCACCTTGCTATTCAGCACATACTTCCTTGTGTAAAG GAACTGTCATCAGATTCTTCCCAGCATGTGCGCTCAGCTTTGGCCTCAGTTATCATGGGAATGGCTCCAGTTTTGGGAAAG GATGCAACTATTGAGGAGCTTCTTCCAATTTTTCTCTCTCTGCTCAAAGATGAGTTCCCTGATGTTCGACTCAATATTATTAGCAAGCTTGATCAAGTGAATCAG GTTATTGGAATAGATCTGCTTTCGCAGTCTCTGCTTCCAGCTATTGTTGAGCTTGCAGAAGATAGACACTGGCGAGTTCGACTCGCTATAATTGAATACATCCCTTTATTGGCCAGTCAGTTTGGTGTTGGTTTTTTCAATGATAAACTTGGTGCTCTTTGCATGCAGTGGCTGGAAGATAAG GTTTTCTCTATTCGGGAAGCAGCTGCTAATAACTTGAAGCGTCTTGCTGAAGAGTTTGGCCCAGAATGGGCAATGCAGAATATAGTGCCACAG TTGCTGGAGAAAATAAGCAATCCCCATTATTTGCACCGCATGACCATTCTGCAATCAATCTCCCTTCTAGCTCCTGTCTTGGGTTCTGAGAGCACTTGCCAAAAGCTATTGCCTGTGATCATCACCGCCTCAAAGGACAG GGTACCGAACATTAAATTCAATGTGGCAAAGGTCCTACAGTCACTCATACCCATATTTGACCATTCC GTGGTGGAGCAGGCAGTTCGTCCATGCCTTGTTGAGCTCAGCGAGGATCCGGATGTGGATGTCAGATACTTTGCCAGCCAAGCAATTCAGACATGCGACTCAGTAATGATGTCAAGCTAG
- the LOC135633596 gene encoding serine/threonine-protein phosphatase 2A 65 kDa regulatory subunit A beta isoform-like isoform X3 codes for MAMIDEPLYPIAILIDELKNEDIQLRLNSIRRLSTIARALGEERTRKELIPFLSENNDDDDEVLLAMAEELGVFVPYIGGVEFAYVLLPPLETLCIVEETCVRDKAVESLCRIGTQMKESDIVEWFIPLVKRLAGGEWFTARVSSCGLFHIAYPSATELFKAELRSMYGQLCQDDMPMVRRSAASNLGKFAATVEANNLKTDIMSIFEDLTRDDQDSVRLLAVEGCAALGKLLEPQDCVAHILPVIVNFSQDKSWRVRYMVANQLYELCEAVGPEPTCSDLVPAYVRLLRDNEAEVRIAAAGKVTKFCRILNPHLAIQHILPCVKELSSDSSQHVRSALASVIMGMAPVLGKDATIEELLPIFLSLLKDEFPDVRLNIISKLDQVNQVFSIREAAANNLKRLAEEFGPEWAMQNIVPQLLEKISNPHYLHRMTILQSISLLAPVLGSESTCQKLLPVIITASKDSICRVPNIKFNVAKVLQSLIPIFDHSVVEQAVRPCLVELSEDPDVDVRYFASQAIQTCDSVMMSS; via the exons ATGGCTATGATCGATGAGCCACTGTATCCAATTGCTATCTTGATTGATGAGTTGAAAAATGAAGACATCCAGCTGCGCTTAAATTCCATTCGTAGGTTGTCTACCATAGCACGGGCTCTTGGTGAAGAAAGAACTAGAAAAGAATTGATTCCTTTTCTAAGtgaaaataatgatgatgatgatgaggtgcTCCTTGCCATGGCTGAGGAGTTGGGGGTGTTCGTCCCATATATTGGTGGTGTAGAATTTGCTTATGTCTTGCTCCCTCCACTTGAAACATTATGTATAGTGGAGGAAACTTGTGTCAGAGACAAGGCTGTTGAATCTCTATGTCGAATTGGAACTCAGATGAAGGAAAGTGACATTGTAGAGTGGTTCATTCCTTTAGTCAAg AGACTAGCAGGTGGTGAGTGGTTCACTGCTAGAGTCTCCTCTTGTGGTTTGTTTCATATTGCTTACCCAAGTGCGACAGAGCTGTTTAAGGCAGAGCTACGGTCTATGTATGGGCAATTATGTCAAGATGATATGCCTATGGTTAGAAGGTCTGCCGCATCAAATCTTGGGAAATTTGCTGCCACAGTTGAAGCAAACAATCTCAAGACTGATATCATGTCTATTTTTGAGGATTTAACACGAGATG ATCAAGATTCAGTGCGCTTATTGGCTGTTGAGGGTTGTGCTGCCCTTGGGAAGCTACTTGAACCACAAGATTGTGTAGCTCATATTCTTCCAGTAATTGTTAATTTCTCACAG GATAAATCCTGGCGTGTGCGCTATATGGTTGCTAATCAGTTATATGAGCTTTGTGAAGCTGTTGGACCAGAACCTACATG TTCGGATTTGGTGCCTGCTTATGTCCGGCTTCTTCGTGATAATGAGGCTGAAGTGCGTATAGCTGCTGCTGGAAAAGTGACAAAGTTCTGCCGGATATTGAACCCTCACCTTGCTATTCAGCACATACTTCCTTGTGTAAAG GAACTGTCATCAGATTCTTCCCAGCATGTGCGCTCAGCTTTGGCCTCAGTTATCATGGGAATGGCTCCAGTTTTGGGAAAG GATGCAACTATTGAGGAGCTTCTTCCAATTTTTCTCTCTCTGCTCAAAGATGAGTTCCCTGATGTTCGACTCAATATTATTAGCAAGCTTGATCAAGTGAATCAG GTTTTCTCTATTCGGGAAGCAGCTGCTAATAACTTGAAGCGTCTTGCTGAAGAGTTTGGCCCAGAATGGGCAATGCAGAATATAGTGCCACAG TTGCTGGAGAAAATAAGCAATCCCCATTATTTGCACCGCATGACCATTCTGCAATCAATCTCCCTTCTAGCTCCTGTCTTGGGTTCTGAGAGCACTTGCCAAAAGCTATTGCCTGTGATCATCACCGCCTCAAAGGACAG CATTTGCAGGGTACCGAACATTAAATTCAATGTGGCAAAGGTCCTACAGTCACTCATACCCATATTTGACCATTCC GTGGTGGAGCAGGCAGTTCGTCCATGCCTTGTTGAGCTCAGCGAGGATCCGGATGTGGATGTCAGATACTTTGCCAGCCAAGCAATTCAGACATGCGACTCAGTAATGATGTCAAGCTAG
- the LOC103977492 gene encoding uncharacterized protein LOC103977492, with amino-acid sequence MASLFSSTTIVILLLFLNVSLTISASTTTTSSPSKSPKTQPLGEKSIIDTGEKGGKVQSPTALKKKPILATKNQTKLLKPKKANSTTAAATVATGSKTSNSTIKIKLGKSLNATLKASNSTKLLKTIKPIKSNSTKSSKDNLKSPNSTSNSTKPSKKSAFDPPIAKNKTTSTSKATKPQQPTKPPPAKNPTKPKAKPEESTTWMEGDDDVDDTDLISDFRDLPSRLLPDLERLSTTSKAYISAANRGIAEGVKPYVGKSFAPKVAAVLSSIFLALPLLLLTLLFRRFRDYLSLHRLLLFIQAYLAIYFATLAVTALATGLEPLRFFYTTSPASYTWTQAAQTLGYLLYLVLQLVDLVSVFSGGKDAGGSGASARALALAQMVIGLAVGMHYYAAVFHRAVSGEAPRANWRVHGVYAACFLVICACARAERRKKAYYEGGEDGKKS; translated from the coding sequence ATGgcttctctcttctcttccacCACCATTGTGATCCTGCTGCTCTTCCTCAATGTTAGCCTCACCATTTcagcctccaccaccaccaccagctctCCTTCAAAGTCACCGAAGACTCAACCTTTGGGCGAAAAATCCATCATTGACACCGGAGAAAAGGGGGGAAAGGTTCAGAGTCCCACTGCACTCAAGAAAAAGCCAATCTTGGCAACCAAAAACCAGACCAAACTCTTGAAGCCCAAGAAAGCCAACTCCACCACAGCTGCTGCCACCGTCGCCACTGGATCGAAAACCAGCAACAGCACCATCAAGATTAAGCTGGGTAAAAGCCTCAATGCTACCCTGAAAGCTTCAAATTCCACCAAGCTTCTCAAAACCATCAAGCCTATCAAGTCCAACTCCACCAAATCCTCCAAAGATAATCTCAAATCTCCCAATTCTACATCCAATTCGACCAAGCCCTCCAAAAAATCTGCTTTTGATCCGCCCATTGCCAAGAACAAGACCACATCCACTTCCAAAGCGACGAAGCCGCAGCAACCCACCAAGCCACCCCCGGCGAAGAACCCTACCAAGCCCAAGGCGAAGCCGGAGGAATCGACAACCTGGATGGAGGGCGATGACGACGTCGACGACACAGATCTCATTTCCGATTTCCGGGATCTCCCTTCCCGCCTGCTCCCGGACCTCGAGCGCCTCTCCACCACCTCCAAGGCCTACATCTCCGCCGCCAACCGCGGCATAGCCGAAGGCGTCAAGCCTTACGTAGGCAAGAGCTTCGCCCCCAAAGTTGCCGCCGTGCTCTCCTCGATCTTCCTCGCGCTCCCCCTGCTCCTGCTCACCCTCCTCTTCCGCCGCTTCCGGGACTACCTCTCCCTCCACCGCCTCCTTCTCTTCATCCAGGCCTACCTCGCCATCTACTTCGCCACCCTCGCCGTGACCGCCCTGGCGACAGGGCTGGAGCCCCTGCGGTTCTTCTACACCACCTCACCAGCTTCCTACACCTGGACGCAGGCAGCGCAGACGTTGGGCTACCTGCTGTACCTGGTGCTGCAGCTGGTCGACCTAGTGTCGGTGTTCTCCGGGGGCAAGGACGCCGGCGGGAGCGGCGCGTCGGCGCGAGCGCTCGCCCTGGCGCAAATGGTGATCGGCCTGGCGGTGGGGATGCACTACTACGCGGCCGTGTTCCACCGGGCGGTGAGCGGGGAGGCGCCGCGGGCGAACTGGCGCGTGCACGGCGTCTACGCCGCGTGTTTCCTCGTGATTTGCGCGTGCGCGCGTGCGGAGAGGCGGAAGAAGGCCTACTACGAAGGGGGCGAAGATGGGAAGAAAAGCTAA
- the LOC103977493 gene encoding uncharacterized protein LOC103977493, whose amino-acid sequence MDKIPPDCPYPGCFFCVMKEGNPSKRRTSILKFFRELPSQDDDGQVLPISGLWNTAMAHPNDPEFINLGIFECMAALIWKGLKNRRWLSHDQNIYIPYYAAHIIGSYTMNMEEFAERAIHAGVIPPLVELLRGRLTWVEQRVAVRALGHLATYSSTFPAVVSHGEVLELAIQLASSSLEIVYSHFYQSVDRRISYHCDLLTRGMGGVEMESRKAEEWASQLQCWSLQLINCFAFKPEFLFDICKPEFLVKLPGMWGGLVNENSPAGIGLLRTICQHKLGRGPVANCPGIIEALCNIARSSDDWQYMAIDCLLWLLQDQSTSNKVIDKAAPALTDLAEISTLGDHKRLGDTIVSVLQERCQAQGTTRNYVSSHTKEQIDELLGSRQRLKWEKSMPKEDLQIKQAAALVVKLEGNSLFSSGDISGAASKYSEALALCPMKSKKERVVLYSNRAQCHLLLQQPLAAISDATRALCLHNPPNRHAKSLWRRAQAYDMLGLVKESLLDAILFINECSQSTDPDLSLRHNKVPDYAERLVKKQMHAAWLFREAAVKHGGIHTEEGAGDTYGPEADDSEWETASESDIENDGRDADDDEENDNIRKDMYDKSTTKDLVHGYNMLLAEDEST is encoded by the exons ATGGATAAGATTCCACCAGACTGCCCCTACCCAGGTTGCTTCTTTTGTGTCATGAAGGAAGGCAATCCCAGCAAGCGTAGGACGAGCATCCTGAAGTTCTTCAGGGAGCTTCCATCGCAGGATGATGATGGCCAAGTTCTCCCTATAAGCGGCCTCTGGAACACTGCCATGGCTCATCCAAATGACCCAGAGTTCATTAACTTGGGAATATTTGAATGCATGGCAGCATTAATATGGAAGGGCTTAAAGAACAGGCGCTGGCTTTCACATGACCAGAACATATATATCCCATACTATGCAGCTCATATAATAGGATCCTACACAATGAATATGGAGGAATTTGCTGAAAGGGCAATTCATGCAGGCGTCATTCCTCCCTTGGTTGAGCTTTTGAGAGGTAGACTGACCTGGGTGGAACAAAGGGTAGCAGTCAGGGCACTTGGGCACCTGGCAACTTATTCTAGTACTTTTCCTGCAGTTGTAAGTCACGGAGAAGTACTTGAGCTTGCTATTCAGCTTGCATCAAGTTCTCTGGAAATTGTCTATTCTCATTTTTACCAGTCTGTGGATAGGAGAATAAGCTACCACTGTGATCTGCTTACCCGTGGTATGGGAGGTGTGGAAATGGAGTCCAGGAAGGCAGAGGAATGGGCAAGCCAGTTACAATGCTGGTCTCTTCAACTTATTAACTGCTTTGCTTTCAAGCCAGAGTTTCTGTTTGACATATGCAAGCCAGAGTTTTTAGTTAAATTACCAGGCATGTGGGGTGGTCTTGTTAATGAGAACTCACCAGCAGGTATTGGCTTGCTGCGGACAATTTGTCAACACAAGCTTGGCAGGGGTCCTGTTGCTAACTGTCCTGGTATCATCGAAGCACTATGTAACATTGCCCGATCGTCAGATGACTGGCAGTACATGGCTATTGACTGTCTTCTTTGGCTACTTCAAGACCAGAGCACTTCAAACAAG GTAATAGATAAGGCAGCCCCAGCACTCACAGATTTAGCAGAAATTTCCACTCTTGGTGACCATAAAAGATTAGGTGATACTATTGTTAGCGTCCTTCAAGAACGTTGCCAGGCACAAGGAACGACACGTAATTATGTCAGCAGCCATACAAAAGAACAGATTGATGAGCTTTTAGGCTCCAGGCAGAGATTGAAATGGGAGAAGAGCATGCCGAAGGAGGATCTCCAAATTAAACAAGCTGCAGCACTGGTTGTAAAGCTTGAAGGAAACTCTTTATTCTCTTCAGGAGATATTTCGGGCGCTGCATCAAAATACTCTGAAGCTTTGGCATTGTGTCCGATGAAGTCCAAAAAGGAAAGAGTTGTACTGTACAGCAATAGGGCTCAGTGTCATCTTCTTTTGCAGCAGCCACTAGCAGCCATAAGTGATGCTACACGAGCTTTATGCCTTCATAACCCCCCTAATCGTCATGCGAAAAGCTTATGGAGGAGAGCCCAAGCATATGATATGCTTGGTTTAGTGAAGGAGAGCTTGTTAGATGCAATTCTTTTCATCAATGAGTGCTCTCAGTCTACTGATCCTGACCTTTCTTTAAGGCACAATAAAGTTCCTGATTATGCTGAAAGGTTGGTAAAGAAGCAGATGCATGCTGCATGGCTATTCAGAGAAGCAGCCGTAAAGCATGGGGGTATTCATACGGAGGAAGGGGCTGGAGATACTTATGGCCCAGAGGCTGATGACTCTGAGTGGGAGACGGCTAGTGAAAGTGACATAGAAAATGACGGCAGGGATGCAGACGACGATGAAGAGAATGATAACATCCGGAAAGATATGTATGACAAGTCAACTACGAAAG ATTTGGTTCACGGATACAACATGCTGCTTGCAGAAGATGAGAG CACATAG